The proteins below come from a single Larimichthys crocea isolate SSNF chromosome II, L_crocea_2.0, whole genome shotgun sequence genomic window:
- the loxl5b gene encoding protein-lysine 6-oxidase isoform X2 encodes MTTGSEYQAPVRSRSQSRVYVSSRRDGTRSQMPSRGTTFVRTGQAESSPVSIAPGQPVGYVPFNGRASGTRQQQPGARHFNPEHTNTIDSSARRVANVDATALHTRGGEPGPGAQYLVRESEVPTPGEEVSNEEMVNDDPRNPLKNHRNSVLYNPYPTRGRSVARRPPGTGYGTRYFQNGLPDLVPDPYAIQAGAYVQRMQMYALRCAAEENCLARSAYGPAVRDIDFRVLLRFPQKVKNQGTTDFLPVKPRYQWDWHSCHQHYHSMDAFSNYDLLDAVTGRKVAEGHKASFCLEDTSCDPGFRRRYACTSHTQGLSPGCHDVYAANIDCQWIDITDVPPGNYILKVTVNPNFHVMESDFSNNIVRCDITYTGVYVQTHHCRVTRG; translated from the exons ATGACCACTGGATCTGAGTACCAGGCTCCGGTTCGGTCCAGAAGCCAGTCGAGAGTTTATGTGAGCAGCAGGAGGGATGGCACCAGGAGCCAAATGCCAAGCAGAGGAACGACGTTTGTAAGAACCGGCCAGGCTGAGTCCAGTCCTGTATCTATTGCTCCAGGACAGCCTGTTGGTTATGTGCCGTTCAATGGTCGTGCGTCAGGGAccagacagcagcagccaggcgCACGACACTTTAACCCCGAACACACCAACACCATCGACTCCTCTGCAAGAAGAGTTGCAAATGTGGATGCTACTGCACTGCACACCAGAGGAGGAGAACCAGGGCCCGGTGCGCAATATCTGGTGAGGGAGTCTGAGGTTCCTACACCGGGTGAGGAAGTTTCAAACGAGGAGATGGTTAACGACGACCCTCGAAACCCGTTAAAAAACCACAGGAATTCTGTTTTATACAACCCATATCCCACAAGAGGGAGGTCAGTGGCCCGCCGTCCGCCTGGCACAGGATATGGAACAAGATATTTCCAAAATG GACTGCCAGACCTTGTGCCAGACCCATATGCCATCCAAGCAGGTGCCTATGTCCAGCGCATGCAGATGTATGCTCTCCGCTGTGCTGCTGAGGAGAACTGTCTGGCCAG GTCGGCTTATGGACCTGCCGTGAGAGACATCGACTTCAGAGTCCTCCTGCGGTTCCCCCAGAAAGTGAAGAACCAAGGCACCACCGACTTCCTCCCAGTCAAGCCGAGATATCAGTGGGACTGGCACAGCTGTCACCA ACATTACCACAGCATGGACGCCTTCAGTAACTACGACCTGCTGGACGCCGTCACTGGACGTAAAGTGGCCGAGGGACACAAGGCCAGTTTTTGCTTGGAGGACACCAGCTGTGATCCCGGATTCAGGCGGCGCTACGCCTGTACGTCTCATACGCAG GGACTGAGCCCAGGATGTCATGACGTCTACGCTGCCAACATCGACTGTCAGTGGATTGACATCACTGATGTACCTCCAGGAAACTATATCTTAAAG GTTACAGTCAATCCCAATTTCCACGTCATGGAGTCAGACTTCAGCAACAACATAGTGAGATGTGATATCACATACACAGGAGTCTATGTTCAGACACACCACTGTCGAGTAACAAG GGGTTGA
- the loxl5b gene encoding protein-lysine 6-oxidase isoform X1: MATPKSKAGGRPCMGREAGTQEMSGCHMLYRRPSMRLLPLIFGQQQQRTAGPWRQRIQWQNNGQVYSLMTTGSEYQAPVRSRSQSRVYVSSRRDGTRSQMPSRGTTFVRTGQAESSPVSIAPGQPVGYVPFNGRASGTRQQQPGARHFNPEHTNTIDSSARRVANVDATALHTRGGEPGPGAQYLVRESEVPTPGEEVSNEEMVNDDPRNPLKNHRNSVLYNPYPTRGRSVARRPPGTGYGTRYFQNGLPDLVPDPYAIQAGAYVQRMQMYALRCAAEENCLARSAYGPAVRDIDFRVLLRFPQKVKNQGTTDFLPVKPRYQWDWHSCHQHYHSMDAFSNYDLLDAVTGRKVAEGHKASFCLEDTSCDPGFRRRYACTSHTQGLSPGCHDVYAANIDCQWIDITDVPPGNYILKVTVNPNFHVMESDFSNNIVRCDITYTGVYVQTHHCRVTRG; this comes from the exons ATGGCAACACCCAAAAGTAAAGCTGGGGGGCGTCCATGTATGGGTCGAGAGGCAGGGACACAGGAGATGAGCGGCTGTCACATGCTGTACAGACGCCCCAGTATGA GACTACTTCCTCTCATCtttgggcagcagcagcagcgcacAGCTGGCCCTTGGAGACAACGGATTCAGTGGCAGAACAACGGGCAGGTTTATAGTTTAATGACCACTGGATCTGAGTACCAGGCTCCGGTTCGGTCCAGAAGCCAGTCGAGAGTTTATGTGAGCAGCAGGAGGGATGGCACCAGGAGCCAAATGCCAAGCAGAGGAACGACGTTTGTAAGAACCGGCCAGGCTGAGTCCAGTCCTGTATCTATTGCTCCAGGACAGCCTGTTGGTTATGTGCCGTTCAATGGTCGTGCGTCAGGGAccagacagcagcagccaggcgCACGACACTTTAACCCCGAACACACCAACACCATCGACTCCTCTGCAAGAAGAGTTGCAAATGTGGATGCTACTGCACTGCACACCAGAGGAGGAGAACCAGGGCCCGGTGCGCAATATCTGGTGAGGGAGTCTGAGGTTCCTACACCGGGTGAGGAAGTTTCAAACGAGGAGATGGTTAACGACGACCCTCGAAACCCGTTAAAAAACCACAGGAATTCTGTTTTATACAACCCATATCCCACAAGAGGGAGGTCAGTGGCCCGCCGTCCGCCTGGCACAGGATATGGAACAAGATATTTCCAAAATG GACTGCCAGACCTTGTGCCAGACCCATATGCCATCCAAGCAGGTGCCTATGTCCAGCGCATGCAGATGTATGCTCTCCGCTGTGCTGCTGAGGAGAACTGTCTGGCCAG GTCGGCTTATGGACCTGCCGTGAGAGACATCGACTTCAGAGTCCTCCTGCGGTTCCCCCAGAAAGTGAAGAACCAAGGCACCACCGACTTCCTCCCAGTCAAGCCGAGATATCAGTGGGACTGGCACAGCTGTCACCA ACATTACCACAGCATGGACGCCTTCAGTAACTACGACCTGCTGGACGCCGTCACTGGACGTAAAGTGGCCGAGGGACACAAGGCCAGTTTTTGCTTGGAGGACACCAGCTGTGATCCCGGATTCAGGCGGCGCTACGCCTGTACGTCTCATACGCAG GGACTGAGCCCAGGATGTCATGACGTCTACGCTGCCAACATCGACTGTCAGTGGATTGACATCACTGATGTACCTCCAGGAAACTATATCTTAAAG GTTACAGTCAATCCCAATTTCCACGTCATGGAGTCAGACTTCAGCAACAACATAGTGAGATGTGATATCACATACACAGGAGTCTATGTTCAGACACACCACTGTCGAGTAACAAG GGGTTGA
- the LOC104931425 gene encoding nicotinamide riboside kinase 2 isoform X2 — MEAMISTVKGWQENPVKFARSHGVSLSPEAEDGDTGIHILIVEGFLIYNYKPLIDIYDKCFYISIPYEECKKRRSTRTYTVPDPPDLFDGHVWPMYLKHRKEMDNNCSRIEYLDGMTSKDDIYNKVYESVQNSLLNNL; from the exons ATGGAGGCGATGATCAGCACCGTGAAGGGCTGGCAGGAGAACCCGGTAAAGTTTGCGCGCTCGCACGGTGTCAGCCTGTCACCTGAAGCCGAGGACGGCGATACAGGTATCCATATTCTCATCGTGGAGGGCTTCCTCATCTACAACTACAA GCCTCTGATTGACATCTATGACAAATGTTTCTACATTTCCATTCCTTATGAGGAGTGCAAAAAGAGGAGAAG tacAAGGACATACACAGTCCCTGACCCCCCAGACCTGTTCGACGGCCACGTCTGGCCGATGTACTTGAAACACAGGAAGGAGATGGACAACAACTGTAGCAGAATAG AGTACCTTGACGGGATGACATCGAAGGACGATATCTACAACAAGGTGTACGAAAGCGTACAGAACTCCCTGCTGAACAACTTATAG